TAAGGCTTTCAATTTCGCTAATATTCAAACCTTCAACTTCTTCAAAAAATTGACTTTGAATTTCTTCGAATTCCTCGACTTGAAGTTCTTCTTGAGTCGATGCATTTCCTTGTTCTGGAATGAGTTCGGTTTCTTCGGAGGATTCAATGGTTGGATCCACCGTCGAGATTTCTTCATTTTCGCAACTGTATAGAGCAAAAATCAAAGCGGCAGTTAAAACACTAAATTTTTTCATAATTACATTGGTTTAGATTGCACAACATTATTACAGAAAACAGACTAAAAAGAATATAATAGATGAAAAGCATTTTTATTGGACAGCTAACCCGATGGATTGAATAGTTTTTCGTAAATACCGAATAATCTTACAATAATTTGATATGCAGTCTATTACAGTTATTTAACCAAAAACGTATATTATTTTTTGTTCTCGTCTTCCGGGAATAATTTGAAGGTGTAACATTTGCTTAAAAATGACTACATATTACATATAAATACATCAATCATAATAAAATGGAATTAGTCAATACTACGGTTTTACGAAAAGACAACAGGCTGCTGGCCATTACGCATTTGTCACAGCTGTTGCATTATATTACGGGTTTTGGAGGTTTTTTGGTCCCACTCATTATTTGGTTGACCTCGCGGAAAAGTGTGGAAGGCATGGATGCACATGGAAGATCCATTATTAACCTGCAATTAAGCCTTCTGCTCTATATTATCCTGAGTATTCCGGCAATCCTCCTTTTGGGATTGGGACTACTAACGCTATTGGGAGTGGGGATACTCGGTTTTGTTTTGCCCATTGCAAATGCGGTGAAGGCCGCCAATGGGGAGCCACCATCCTATTTTTTGACCATTAAGTTTTTATAAAAAGAAAAGTCAAGGGAATACCTTGACTTTTTACCATTAGACCTTTTAAACTTTAACTAGTTGTTGAGCATTACGGGCATCACCAGCATGGTGACCTGTTCCCCTTCGTCCAAACCATCCGAGGGGGTTAGAATTCCCGCCCTGTTGGGGAGACTCATTTCCAAGGCAACATCTTCAGAGGATAAGTTGTTCAGCATTTCCACCAAAAATCGGGAATTGAATCCTATCTGCATATCATCGCCCTGGTAGGAACAGCTTAGCCGCTCTTCCGCCTTATTGCTGTAATCCACATCCTCGGCGGAAATATTGAGTTCCGCACCTGCAATCTTTAAGCGAATTTGGTGCGTAGTTTTGTTGGAAAAGATGGAAACCCTTCTTACCGAACTCAGAAATTGATTTCTGGATATCGAAAGTTTGTTGGGATTCTCCTTGGGAATCACGGCTTCATAATTGGGATACTTTCCATCTATTAACCGACAGATCAATTCGGTTTCATCAAAAGTAAACTTGGCGTTACTTTCGTTATACTCTATTTTAACATCGGACTCGGAACCTGCCAAAATCCCTTTTAAGAGGTTAAGGGGTTTCTTGGGCATAATGAATTCCGCTACTTCGGATGCGCTGATATCCGTACGTGCATATTTGACCAGTTTATGGGCATCCGTGGAAACAAAGGTTAGGCTCTCCGGTGAAAACTGGAAGAATACTCCGCTCATAACGGGTCGCAAGTCGTCATTTCCAGCGGCAAAAATGGTTTTCGATATGGCAGTGGCCAGAATATCACCTAAAACGGTCGTAGTACTGGGATTGGTCAACTCCACCGCCTTTGGAAATTCATTCCCATCGGCATAGGCAAGGGCATATTTACCGTGATTGGAACTTATTTCTACAGTATTGTTATCCGCCACCACAAAAGTCAAGGGCTGCTCTGGAAATGTCTTTAAGGTATCCAACAATAATCGGGCAGGTACGGCAATGAGCCCCTCGGATTCAGAATCTACCTCTAGAACGGAATTCATGGTGGTCTCCAGGTCGGAAGCCGATACAATCAGTTTGGTTTGCCTTAAATCGAACAAAAAGTTATCCAGGATGGGAAGGGTATTGCTCGAGTTGATTACGCCCCCCAAAACCTGCAATTGCTTGAGTAAATAGGAGCTGGATACAATAAATTTCATCAATAGTATTTTCTAGGTAAATGTATGCTTGATCCGCATGGCCAAAAACCGCTAGCGGGTAAAGACAAATATATTTTAAAACTGCTGGCTTAGGAAACTTAGTTATCAACACTTAAGCCGCAAATCTTCGCTTTCTAAGGTAGTTTTGGACCAGACTTCCCAGAACCACCAAAAGTATTGGCATTCCAATAGTTAGGAGTTGCCATTTGGTTTTGGCCTCCACCACTTTTTCCGCATCCAATAACGGAATCGCCACATTTTTGTTTCTGATGTTTATAAATCCATCATCGTCCAGCAAATAATTGACGCAATTGACCAGAAATTCCTTGTTTCCATAGAAGCTGTTGGTCCATTTATCATACCCCAGTTCCAAGGGTCTACCTTGCTGCAATTGGTTCTTAACGATATCCCCGTCCGCAATAACGATCATTTTATTGGAATCCCCATTTTCAATGGGATCTTTTAATGTAAGGGGTTTGACCCGATTCACATAAGCCGACTTGAATTTCCCTTCCAAAAGTACCGCCACCGGAAAACCGGGATTTGGGGGGTAGGCTTCCTTGTCCAAGGGGGAATTGAGTCGATCAAAACCAATTTGTTGCGGCACACCTTCCACCTTGGATAGGGGAGAGGATTGTAAGAGTACGGTTTTGGTATTGGCATTTACCAAGGTGTCAATGGCATTTGCAAATTGCAATCGAACCGCTTCCATGTTATTGGTAATGGGATGGTTGTCCTTGGAAAAAATCATGGGGTGGAAAACCCAGGGTAGGGGATTGTACTGTGAGTCGTTGGCCTCACCATTGGCCAGAACAATGGGTGTGTTGTAAAGATCATTGACCAAAACGGGGTTGATCCGTAGCCCGTATTTAAAGAAAAAATCGTCCAGGTTCAAATCCCTGCGCACGGCTACATTACTTCCCCTTTCATTGAACAGGCTATCCAGTTCCATGGCCACCTGGTCAACAAGCCAAAGGGACTTTCCCCCTTTCACGATGTACTGGTCCAAAACATATTTTTCAACTTCCGTAAAGGCTTCGGTCGGTTTTGCGATCAAAGCCAGATCAAACCCCAAAAGCTGATCCAATACCCTTTCCGGATGGTTCTTGGTGGAATCCAGGGTAATCGCCCCAATATTGTAATACTCCTTAAGGCCCGTTAAAAAATCGGCTATATATCGATCTTCAAGTTCCCCGTTCCCTTTTAGTACGGCAATTTTCTTCTTTTGGGTAAGTCCTATTTTTTTAAAGGCATCGGCAAATGCATATTCCAGGTTTTGAACCGAATTGTTGACCCTGTCCTCCGAAGAAGCACCCAATTTGTTCTTGAGCAGCGAAACTTTTACGGTTTTGTTCTTATAGTTGACCATGGCCCAGGGAAAAACCAGTTCCTGGGTCATTTTCCCCCCTTCCTCAATGGTCACATTTGCCGGTTTCAGTCCAAGCCGTTGAAGGTCACCAATCGTCCGTTCCCTTGTTGAAGGGTCCTCCAAAGGGTCTACCAAGTTGTAAACAATGTTCTTGTTGCTTGATTGAAATTGTTCCAGGAGCAGCACGGTTTCGTTCTGTAAACGGGCAAATTCCCCGGGCAGGCTTCCCTCCAGGAGGATGTCCACCACAACGGGGGAATCGAATTGTGAAGTGGACTCCAAAGCCGCTTTTGATAAGGTAAAACGTTTGTCCTCAGTGAGGTCAAAACGTTGATAGGCATAGTTTGAAATCACATTGATCATTATAACGATCAGCAACCCACCAATGATACTTGTTCCTTTCATGAGTTGAGTGCGTTTGTTTTTTTCAATCGTACAATGGCCAAAAAGACAAAAAAAGCGGTTACGCTTAGGAAGTAAAAAAGATCCCGTGTATCCAAAACCCCTTTGGCGATATCCTCAAAGTGGGCCTTGGCCCCAATCTTTTTGATCAGTTGCTGGGTCGTTCCATCTGAAGTCAATGAAGCAGCGGCTTCAGGACCATAAAAGACCAAAAAACAAAGTGCGGCCCCCAATATAAAGGCGAATATCTGGTTCTCGGATAGGGACGAAGAGAAAATGCCCATACTGCAATACAGTGCCATTAGAAACAAAACCCCAAAATAGGAACCTATAACCACGCCCATATCGTAATTCCCTTCGGTAATGCCCAAATCGGAGATGGCAAGCACATAAACAAAGGTGGGAAGCAAGGCTATGGCGCCCACGCTCAAAGCCCCGAAAAATTTCCCCAATACAATTTTGGTCTTGGTGAGGGGTTTGATCAACAGTAATTCCAATGTTCCCAGTTTCCTTTCCTCAGAGAAACTGCGCATGGTTATGGCGGGAATCAAAAATAGGAACACCCATGGGGCGAGCAGGAAAAAATGGCCCAAATCCGCGAAACCGTAATCAAAAATGTTAAAACCTCCCCTAAAGACCCAAAGGAACAGTCCATTAAGGGTGAGGAATAGCAGGAGGATCAAATAACCGATGGGTGAATTGAAAAAGGAATGAAGCTCTTTTTTAAGAATGGCCAACATATTTTTCTACGCTAAAGAAGCCAATTGGGTAACACTCCACGCTTCCGGTTTGTCCTGAAATAGTTTTTTGGTCCGGCTCCAGACCGTTTTGAAGAAATCCGACTGTCGATATAGATCCAGATAGCATTCGTCTTCCCACTTGCTATAGGTAAAGAAAGTGGTCGGATTCTCCAAATCCTGATATAACTCCAGATGCATGCACCCTTCAAAACTTCGTATTTTTTCTTTGGTTTCCTCGAAAAGAAGCTCAAAACTAGAAATATTTTCCGCTTTAAAGGACAATTTTACGATTCTAATCAGCATTCAAAAGAAATTAATGGTTATGATATCTTGCTGGTTAAGGCCAATTAGGGAGGAAGCCCCCCCTACGGTTTTGAGGTCACTTTTAAAAATGGCCAGTTCCAAGTGACCTGCAGCATTAAAGAGCGCCAAAAAATCGCTGGGCCCCTTTCTTTGGTTTTTTGGAAGTTCAAAATCTATGAGCCCGTTGTAGCTATTGAATATGGCCTTGAGTTTATGTCTTCGGGCAATCAATTCAAAGGAACGGCCATTGCGATAGGCTTCAAAAAGACTTTTGGTAATATTGGTCACTACATTTCCGTAGTGGTCAATGTAAATAACATTCCCGGTAATGGTTTTTCCATTGTTTGAGGGTCTGGGTTCAACTACTTTAGTGTCCTTTAATTGCCCAAATGGTTTACTCACCACTTCCTCCTTACCGCCCCTGGCCAAATGGCAAGCTACCTGGGTAAATACCTCCAATTCGGGAAAAGAATTGCGCTTGGTACTCGGTAGGCTGATCCTATTTATTTTTTCCGGTGTTTTGCCGGAGGCCATAATGGAGAGGACACCATTGTTCGCACCAATGAAGTAATGACCGTCCATTAGGACCAAAATATGTTCGTTTTCCGGGGATTCCTCGGATTCCAGGCCAATGACATGGATCGTTCCCTTTGGAAATTCGGGATAGGCACATTTCAATAGGTAAGCACATTCGTGAATGTCGAAAGGCGAGACCTGATGCGAAATATCAACAATTTGGGTAGTGGGCACCTGGGATAGAATTCTGCCTTTAATTGCTGCCACAAAATGGTCTTTTGTTCCAAAATCAGTGGTTAGGGTAATAATGGCCATAAAGGATTGTTGAAAGAATTCTTGATGCTAAAAATGATTTTTGGTTAAGTTTGTCGGTAAATTTACGTAAAAGGAAAACAGGATTTCTTCCTAACCCCACTAACTTCTAATTATTGATTTTTTGAACGAACTTATAATTGAACTCACGGAGATAAGCCCAAGGGATTTTTTTGGCCTTCAGAATGAGAATATAGAATTGCTCAAAAAATATTTTCCAAAACTGAAAATTGTCGCAAGGGGCAATAAGGTCAAAGTCTATGGAGATGAGGAAATGCTTGAGGAATTCGACCGTCGATTTGATATGATCACGGAACACTTTGCCAAGTACAACAAACTGGATGAGAACGCCATAGAACGATTGCTGACCAGTAACAGCAAGGAAGATTATGAATCTTCGGCCTCAAGCGGGGAGGTATTGGTGCACGGGGTCAATGGTAGGTTGATCAAGGCCCAAACGGTGAACCAAAGAAGATTGGTGGATGCCTGTTCCAAAAACGATATGGTCTTTGCCATTGGTCCTGCTGGGACTGGTAAGACCTACACTGGTGTTGCGTTGGCCGTAAAGGCGCTAAAAGAGAAGCAGGTCCGTAGGATAATTTTGACGAGGCCCGCAGTAGAGGCTGGAGAGAATTTAGGCTTTTTGCCGGGGGATTTAAAGGAGAAGCTGGATCCCTATATGCAGCCGCTTTATGATGCCCTTAGGGATATGATTGCTCCCGAAAAGTTGGAAAAGTACATTGAGGACGGTACCATCCAAATTGCGCCAATGGCCTTTATGCGTGGACGTACTTTGGACAATGCTTTTGTGATATTGGATGAAGCCCAAAACACGACCCATGCCCAAATGAAGATGTTTTTGACACGAATGGGCAAAAATGCCAAATTTTTGTTGACCGGTGACCCAGGACAGATCGATTTGCCCAGAAGGGTGATTTCCGGCCTAAAGGAAGCCCTGTTGATTCTGAAAAACATAAAGGGAATAAGTATCATTCACTTGGATGATAAGGATGTTATTCGGCATAAGTTGGTGAAAAAGGTCATTGATGCCTATCAGAATATTGAACACCAAAACCAATTCTAGGATGGCCAATACACTAATGGGTACGGACTTTCACTTTCCAGGTCAAAAATCCGTTTATCGTGGAAAGGTCAGGGAGGTCTATCATTTTGAAAATGACATTTTGGTCATGATCGCTACGGACAGGTTATCCGCTTTTGATGTGGTCATGCCAAAGGGAATCCCTTATAAGGGGCAGATTCTGAACCAAATTGCCACAAAGATGATGGAGGCCACGCAAGATATTGTGCCCAATTGGTTAATGGCCACACCCGATCCCAATGTGGCCGTTGGAAAGGCCTGTACCCCTTTTAAGGTGGAAATGGTGATCCGAGGATATCTTTCAGGCCACGCGGCACGGGAGTATAGGTTGGGAAAACGCCTACTCTGTGGAGTACCAATGCCCGATGGAATGATGGAAAACGATCCATTTCCCGAACCCATTATAACCCCGGCCACCAAAGCCGAAAAAGGAGACCATGACGAGGATATTTCCAGGGATGACATTTTGGGCAGGGGTATTGTGTCCGAAGAGGATTATAGCATTCTGGAGAAGTATACCAGGGCATTGTTCCAAAGGGGGACCGAAATCGCCGCTGGACGTGATTTGATTTTGGTGGACACCAAATATGAGTTTGGAAAAACCAAGGATGGGGAAATTGTATTGATCGATGAAATCCATACCCCGGATTCTTCCCGCTATTTTTACGCCCAAGGGTATCAAGAACGACAGGACAGGGGGGAACCGCAAAAGCAGTTGTCCAAGGAATTTGTACGGCAATGGTTATTGTCCAACGGGTTTCAAGGCCTGGAGGGGCAGACCGTGCCTGAAATGGGTGATGCCTACATCCAGTCGGTTTCCGAACGTTATATTGAATTGTACGAGAATATTACGGGGGAAGCCTTTGAAAAGGCCGACATCTCAAATATCCATGAGCGAATCGCCTTGAACATTGCGACCTATTTGGGCCAACTATCCCCTTAAGGTTCAAACCCTTCCATTGTATTTGGGTTACTTTGTTTTTCGAACACCTTTTCAAACCATCTCATTGGTTGATCAAGAATTCCTTCTTTGATTTAAAATACCCTATACCTTCTAGGTCCCTCCAATTTAGATTTTCCGTACTGTTTGTTAAATGTTAAAATAAGATGTTTGAACAATTATTTTGTTTATCGCTAATTTAATATATTTATGCTAAATAAATATATCCACTATGGAATTCTGCCCCAACTGCAATTCGGATACGTTCATTAAAGCTGGAATCATCAAAAATCGGCAGCGGTACAAATGCAAGTCCTGTGGTTATTTTTTTACAGTGGGAAAGTTGGGGAAGAAGATAGATGACTATTACGTCAATAAGGCGCTACAGTTGTATTTGGAAGGATTGACCTATCGCGAAATTGAACGCATCCTTGGCGTTTCCCATGTGTCCGTAATGAATTGGGTGCGCAAGTACAATATTAAACGGCCTTACCATGCCCAGTACCATCCCACATACAAAATCTTAAATCCGTCCGAGCTGCAGGAGTACTTCCAAAATCCCCAAAATATTTCAGGTGCCGGAGTCTTGATTACCGAACTGGGAGATAAGTTCATGCTCATAAAATGGGAACGTTTCCGGGATTGAGTATAATAATTTAGCATAAAAATATATTAACTTTTTCTTTAGACCATTTTTTTAGGATGTTCGTTGGGCAGATAACAAACCATAACATCTATAAAAATGAAGAAATTAATTCTTTTTTTGGTGATAGCAATCGCCACTCTAATGACATCTACCGGATATGGTCAAGATGAGACTACCGAAGTGGACCATTCTTACAAACCCCTAAAGGTTAATCTTAATGACGATGGTAGCAAATACATACGATTTATCTTGTGGCATCAAATGTGGCTTGAAGGAGGATCGGGCCAACAGGGTCCTAAGTTTTCCATTAGAAGGTCAAGGATGTTGGCCTATGCCCAGATTTCGCCGAGATTTTTAATATTGACCCATTTTGGATTGAACAGTTTGGGTGCTGGAAATCTTACGGCCAATCCCAATTCCCAAACAGATAACCAAAGAAGTTTATTGTTCTTACACGATGCCTGGGCTGAGTTCATGGTCGTTCCGGAAAAGTTATATATCGGTTCCGGTTTGCACTATTGGAACGGAATTTCCAGACTTACAAACCAAAGCACACTCAATATGATGACCTTGGATAATCCAGGGTCGGGAAATGGGGATGCTCGATTGTTCCCTTGGAACAACATCACTACCAGTGACCAGTTTGCGCGTCATCTGGGTATTTACGCCAAAGGTACGTTGGGAAAACTTGGGTATAGAATATCCGTCAATAACGCAAGAAACAATATCGGAACCTTGGGAACGGTACCAAGTTTTCAGGTTGACAATAACGTAGGTACGGGAACATGGAATTACGCAGGTTATTTTAAATATGACCTGTTGGACAAAGAGTCAGATAAGCTTCCTTATTTCGTGGGCTCATATCTAGGTTCCAAAGAAGTATTCAGTGTCGGTGCAGGTTTCTTCCATCATCCCGATGCATTGGCCGTAAACACTTTGGAGGAAAGGGAGTCAGTTACCCATTTTGCATTGGACGCCTTTTATGATGCTCCAATAAATAACAAGTTGGCCATTAATGCCTTGGGAGCCTTTTACAATTACAATTTTGGTGATACCGACGGGTTCAATACCGGAGGATTGGTACCCTCTTCTGGAACCATTCTTCACGGTCAAGTGGGGCTGCTTTTCAGAAAAGCCAAATTGATGCCCTATGTGACCTATAATTACCAAGACTTGGACTTTACCCCTGAAAACAGTAGTGAAGTTGGTATAGGCCTGAATTACTTTATCAACGGGCACTTTGCCAAAATTACCGCCGAATACAGTACGGGAACAGTCGGCGTAGCAGGTGCAGAATCTACCAATATATTTAGAATCCAAACACATATATTCTTATAAAATAAACCAACACATTATGACAGAAAAACAGCAAAAAGCTACGGCGTATTGGAAGGAGAACCTGAGGTACCTGGTCATTTTATTGATCATTTGGTTCGCGGTTTCCTATGGAGCGGGCATCATATTCAAAGATGCCTTGAACAACATCAAGATAGGTGGATTTAAACTCGGGTTTTGGTTTGCCCAACAAGGTTCAATCTATGTTTTCGTGATTTTGATATTCGTGTATGTGCGATTAATGAACAAACTGGACAAAAAATACGGCTACGACGTCGATTAACTAACTAAAACTTCAAAGAATTATGAGTGATGTACAAATTTGGACCTATGTCTTGGTGTTGCTGAGCTTTGGTCTCTACATAGGAATTGCAGTATGGTCCAGGGCCGGTTCCACAAAGGAGTTTTACGTGGCAGGTGGTGGGGTTTCCCCACTGGCCAACGGAATGGCTACAGCAGCTGATTGGATGTCGGCGGCCAGTTTTATTTCCATGGCAGGAATCATATCCTTTGCGGGTTATGATGGGGCTGTGTATTTGATGGGTTGGACCGGGGGTTACGTACTTCTGGCACTCCTTCTGGCTCCCTACCTACGTAAGTTTGGAAAGTTTACCGTTCCTGATTTTATCGGGGAACGTTATTACTCCAAAACGGCACGGATTGTTGCCGTCATATGTGCCCTTATCGTTTCCTTTACCTATGTGGCGGGCCAAATGCGTGGCGTTGGTATTGTGTTTTCCAGGTATTTGGAGGTGGATATCAACACAGGGGTCATTATAGGGATGGTCATTGTCTTATTCTACGCCGTATTGGGGGGTATGAAGGGAATTACCTATACCCAGGTAGCCCAGTATTGTGTCCTGATCTTTGCCTTTATGGTTCCAGCCATTTTTATTTCGATGCAAATGACCGGTAATCCCATTCCCCAACTAGGATTTGGAGGTACCTTGTCCGATGGTTCGGGGACCTATCTCCTGGATAAGCTTGACGGACTTTCCACGGAACTTGGTTTTGCGGAATATACCAATGGCTCCAAAAGTCTTATCGACGTTTTTGCGATTACCTTGGCATTGATGGTAGGTACTGCGGGCCTTCCCCATGTTATTGTACGTTTCTTTACCGTGAAACGTGTAAAGGATGCCCGGAAATCGGCTGGTTTGGCCCTGTTGTTTATTGCCATACTTTACACAACTGCTCCCGCCGTAGCCGTATTTGCAAGAACCAACCTTATCGAAACGGTAAGTGGAAAGGAATATGCGGCCATGCCACAGTGGTTCAAAAATTGGGAGACCACGGGTCTGATCGGTCATGACGATAAAAATGGTGATGGCGTCATTCAATACGTGGCCAATCCAGAAGTAAATGAACTTAAAGTGGATCGCGATATCATGGTATTGGCCAATCCGGAAATTGCAAATCTTCCAGCTTGGGTAATCGGTTTGATTGCGGCCGGCGGCTTGGCAGCAGCTTTATCCACTGCAGCCGGATTGTTGTTGGTCATCTCCTCTTCCGTTTCCCACGATTTGATCAAAAATGTGTTCAATCCGGACCTATCCGAAAAAGGGGAGCTTTGGGCCGCCCGTATTTCTGCCGCTGTTGCTGTAGTAATTGCAGGATATTTTGGCATAAACCCGCCCGGTTTTGTGGCTGCTGTTGTGGCATTGGCCTTTGGTCTCGCGGCGGCATCGTTCTTCCCTGCCATAATCCTCGGAATCTTCTATAAGAAGATGAACAGTAAAGGTGCCGTTACCGGTATGATCGTCGGTATTTCATTGATGCTCTTTTATATGTTGAAGTTCAAATTCGGAATATTTGATGGTGGCAAGGAAGCTGTAGCTGGCCTAAAGGATAGTTGGTGGTTTGGGATTTCACCGGAAGGTTTCGGTACCATAGCCATGTTGGTCAACTTTATCGTGGCCGTGGTGGTCAACAAGTTTACGGAAGAGCCACCGGAGGATGTACAGGAAATAGTCGAGAACATTAGAATCCCAAGTGGTGCAGGTGAAGCCTCATCGCACTAATTGATATTTAGTTGGTTACGGGAAAGCGGTGTGGTATATTTTGCCGCACCGTTTTCGTAATTTTAAAAGATTTGATCCCTAATGAAAATGAAAAAAAGGCATCAACAAAAATTGGTGGTGTTGGCAGTGGTGCTGTTCCTGCTATGGAACGTCCCCTTTGTTACCATCTTTGATGTAGATTTCCAAATTCTTGGTTTTCCGGCCTTTTATGTCTTCATTTTTTTAAGTTGGTTGGTTTCCAGTATCGTGGCATATAGTATTCTTAAGAAGTTCTATGAGTAATTATGTGTTGATATTGATTATTGTGGCCTATTTGGCATTCCTTTTTTTCCTGGCCTATTGGGCGGAGAGGAAACATAGCGGCAAATTGGTGAACAATCCGTACGTGTACGTGCTTTCGTTGGCTATTTATTGTACCGCATGGACCTATTACGGAAGCGTGGGTATTGCTTCCAGATCGGGGATAAGCTTTCTGGCCATTTATTTGGGACCG
The sequence above is a segment of the Muricauda sp. SCSIO 64092 genome. Coding sequences within it:
- a CDS encoding DUF4870 domain-containing protein: MELVNTTVLRKDNRLLAITHLSQLLHYITGFGGFLVPLIIWLTSRKSVEGMDAHGRSIINLQLSLLLYIILSIPAILLLGLGLLTLLGVGILGFVLPIANAVKAANGEPPSYFLTIKFL
- the dnaN gene encoding DNA polymerase III subunit beta, which encodes MKFIVSSSYLLKQLQVLGGVINSSNTLPILDNFLFDLRQTKLIVSASDLETTMNSVLEVDSESEGLIAVPARLLLDTLKTFPEQPLTFVVADNNTVEISSNHGKYALAYADGNEFPKAVELTNPSTTTVLGDILATAISKTIFAAGNDDLRPVMSGVFFQFSPESLTFVSTDAHKLVKYARTDISASEVAEFIMPKKPLNLLKGILAGSESDVKIEYNESNAKFTFDETELICRLIDGKYPNYEAVIPKENPNKLSISRNQFLSSVRRVSIFSNKTTHQIRLKIAGAELNISAEDVDYSNKAEERLSCSYQGDDMQIGFNSRFLVEMLNNLSSEDVALEMSLPNRAGILTPSDGLDEGEQVTMLVMPVMLNN
- the gldG gene encoding gliding motility-associated ABC transporter substrate-binding protein GldG; this translates as MKGTSIIGGLLIVIMINVISNYAYQRFDLTEDKRFTLSKAALESTSQFDSPVVVDILLEGSLPGEFARLQNETVLLLEQFQSSNKNIVYNLVDPLEDPSTRERTIGDLQRLGLKPANVTIEEGGKMTQELVFPWAMVNYKNKTVKVSLLKNKLGASSEDRVNNSVQNLEYAFADAFKKIGLTQKKKIAVLKGNGELEDRYIADFLTGLKEYYNIGAITLDSTKNHPERVLDQLLGFDLALIAKPTEAFTEVEKYVLDQYIVKGGKSLWLVDQVAMELDSLFNERGSNVAVRRDLNLDDFFFKYGLRINPVLVNDLYNTPIVLANGEANDSQYNPLPWVFHPMIFSKDNHPITNNMEAVRLQFANAIDTLVNANTKTVLLQSSPLSKVEGVPQQIGFDRLNSPLDKEAYPPNPGFPVAVLLEGKFKSAYVNRVKPLTLKDPIENGDSNKMIVIADGDIVKNQLQQGRPLELGYDKWTNSFYGNKEFLVNCVNYLLDDDGFINIRNKNVAIPLLDAEKVVEAKTKWQLLTIGMPILLVVLGSLVQNYLRKRRFAA
- the gldF gene encoding gliding motility-associated ABC transporter permease subunit GldF, with translation MLAILKKELHSFFNSPIGYLILLLFLTLNGLFLWVFRGGFNIFDYGFADLGHFFLLAPWVFLFLIPAITMRSFSEERKLGTLELLLIKPLTKTKIVLGKFFGALSVGAIALLPTFVYVLAISDLGITEGNYDMGVVIGSYFGVLFLMALYCSMGIFSSSLSENQIFAFILGAALCFLVFYGPEAAASLTSDGTTQQLIKKIGAKAHFEDIAKGVLDTRDLFYFLSVTAFFVFLAIVRLKKTNALNS
- a CDS encoding putative quinol monooxygenase; this translates as MLIRIVKLSFKAENISSFELLFEETKEKIRSFEGCMHLELYQDLENPTTFFTYSKWEDECYLDLYRQSDFFKTVWSRTKKLFQDKPEAWSVTQLASLA
- a CDS encoding S-adenosyl-l-methionine hydroxide adenosyltransferase family protein: MAIITLTTDFGTKDHFVAAIKGRILSQVPTTQIVDISHQVSPFDIHECAYLLKCAYPEFPKGTIHVIGLESEESPENEHILVLMDGHYFIGANNGVLSIMASGKTPEKINRISLPSTKRNSFPELEVFTQVACHLARGGKEEVVSKPFGQLKDTKVVEPRPSNNGKTITGNVIYIDHYGNVVTNITKSLFEAYRNGRSFELIARRHKLKAIFNSYNGLIDFELPKNQRKGPSDFLALFNAAGHLELAIFKSDLKTVGGASSLIGLNQQDIITINFF
- a CDS encoding PhoH family protein, which encodes MNELIIELTEISPRDFFGLQNENIELLKKYFPKLKIVARGNKVKVYGDEEMLEEFDRRFDMITEHFAKYNKLDENAIERLLTSNSKEDYESSASSGEVLVHGVNGRLIKAQTVNQRRLVDACSKNDMVFAIGPAGTGKTYTGVALAVKALKEKQVRRIILTRPAVEAGENLGFLPGDLKEKLDPYMQPLYDALRDMIAPEKLEKYIEDGTIQIAPMAFMRGRTLDNAFVILDEAQNTTHAQMKMFLTRMGKNAKFLLTGDPGQIDLPRRVISGLKEALLILKNIKGISIIHLDDKDVIRHKLVKKVIDAYQNIEHQNQF
- a CDS encoding phosphoribosylaminoimidazolesuccinocarboxamide synthase; this encodes MANTLMGTDFHFPGQKSVYRGKVREVYHFENDILVMIATDRLSAFDVVMPKGIPYKGQILNQIATKMMEATQDIVPNWLMATPDPNVAVGKACTPFKVEMVIRGYLSGHAAREYRLGKRLLCGVPMPDGMMENDPFPEPIITPATKAEKGDHDEDISRDDILGRGIVSEEDYSILEKYTRALFQRGTEIAAGRDLILVDTKYEFGKTKDGEIVLIDEIHTPDSSRYFYAQGYQERQDRGEPQKQLSKEFVRQWLLSNGFQGLEGQTVPEMGDAYIQSVSERYIELYENITGEAFEKADISNIHERIALNIATYLGQLSP
- a CDS encoding helix-turn-helix domain-containing protein, with translation MEFCPNCNSDTFIKAGIIKNRQRYKCKSCGYFFTVGKLGKKIDDYYVNKALQLYLEGLTYREIERILGVSHVSVMNWVRKYNIKRPYHAQYHPTYKILNPSELQEYFQNPQNISGAGVLITELGDKFMLIKWERFRD
- a CDS encoding DUF4212 domain-containing protein, with translation MTEKQQKATAYWKENLRYLVILLIIWFAVSYGAGIIFKDALNNIKIGGFKLGFWFAQQGSIYVFVILIFVYVRLMNKLDKKYGYDVD